In gamma proteobacterium HIMB55, the genomic stretch AGGACCAACGAAACGGTCAGGGTTCCACCAGAAAGATGGGCAGCTCGTCGAACAACAAGCGCACAGAATACACTCGTACAAACCATCCAGCTTCGCGCGATCCTCAGGCGTCTGAAGACGCTCAATTGCGGGTGCTGGGGTATTGTTCTGCAAGAATGGTTCAATTTTCTCGTACTGCGCGTAGAAGAGGCTCATATCAACAACGAGATCCCGAACGACAGGCAGCCCAGGCAAGGGACGAATCACAAGCTTATTATTTTTCACTGCCTCTGAGAGTGGCGTTATGCAGGCAAGACCGTTCTTGCCGTTCATATTAAGGCCGTCAGACCCACAAACACCCTCTCGGCAACTTCTGCGGTAGGTGACGCTCGCGTCATAGTCGGCTTTAATCATCTCAAGTACGTCAAGCACCATAAGGTCCTTGCCGCCCGTGTCGACATTGTAGTCCTGCATTTGAGGTGCAGAATCGGTTTCAGGATTGAAGCGATATACGCTGACCTGCAACATTACTTATCTCCCAGCAGATTAGTAGGTACGAATTTTTGGTTGGAAAGTCTCAACCGTCTTCGGTGTAAAGTTCACTGAGCGCTTGCTCACAGCACGGCCTTCACGGTGATAGATCGAGTGACACAACCACTCGTCGTCGTTTCGCTCCGTAAAGTCCTCGCGTGCGTGAGCACCGCGACTCTCTTTTCTCGCTTCGGCAACAATAGCGGTCGCCTCAGCAGTTTCAAACAGGTTCTGCAGCTCTAGACACTCAATGCGCGCCGTGTTGAAGGCGTTGCTCTTGTCTTCAAGCTTCACATTAGCAATGCGCTCTTTCAGATCATCAAGCTTCTTAATGCCCTGCTGCATGAATT encodes the following:
- a CDS encoding succinate dehydrogenase and fumarate reductase iron-sulfur protein (TIGRFAM: succinate dehydrogenase and fumarate reductase iron-sulfur protein); the encoded protein is MLQVSVYRFNPETDSAPQMQDYNVDTGGKDLMVLDVLEMIKADYDASVTYRRSCREGVCGSDGLNMNGKNGLACITPLSEAVKNNKLVIRPLPGLPVVRDLVVDMSLFYAQYEKIEPFLQNNTPAPAIERLQTPEDRAKLDGLYECILCACCSTSCPSFWWNPDRFVGPAGLLQAYRFLADSRDQATDERLAKLDDPFSVFRCHGIQNCVNVCPKGLNPTRAIGHIRTMLLNRAA